One Pseudonocardia sediminis DNA window includes the following coding sequences:
- a CDS encoding class I adenylate-forming enzyme family protein translates to MTTDPSTHDPATLYRRAGYRATGLWTDDTLAGLVPGAAARHPDRELFLFEGRRVSYGEFDRWTRAVAADLVTRGVRRGDRVLVQLPNCLEALVLQVAAFRAGAVDVPVVPIYRQHEMRQILADARPAVVCSVAAMGDRAPAEEIDTLLDELGQRPLVRYVVGGERPGWDAVPEAADTDVALPEPGTPDEPALLLYTSGTTSAPKGALLSARAVFAHMVNFKDILGAGEDTVTLAATPLSHLGGFVAAVVFPAFLGGRSVIMPGWRPDEAMQVIEDEKVTLMMGATVFLADMVARYETAPPGEHRLGIYAAAGAAVAPELIDRASAVGLQVARAYGMTETAGVCAAASSRDPLERRRAWDGRLLRGMEIQVVDDERNLVPPGTVGQFRIRGPQMLTGYTDPALTAEQIDADGWFYPGDAGRVDADGWVQMVGRTKDIVNRGGEKFSTMDIEMAIASHPGVARVAVTAVAEERLGEAVGAWVVLDDATRAGGAEPLVEHLHTRGLAKQKIPTQWHVVAEIPATASGKIQKHRLAALDDIESWDTAPTRTNERSSA, encoded by the coding sequence ATGACGACGGACCCGAGTACCCACGACCCGGCGACGCTCTATCGCCGGGCCGGCTACCGCGCCACCGGACTGTGGACCGACGACACCCTGGCCGGGCTCGTGCCCGGCGCCGCCGCCCGGCACCCGGACCGGGAGCTGTTCCTGTTCGAGGGCCGGCGCGTGTCCTACGGCGAGTTCGACCGCTGGACGCGCGCCGTCGCGGCCGACCTGGTCACCCGCGGCGTGCGGCGCGGCGACCGGGTGCTGGTCCAGCTCCCGAACTGCCTGGAGGCACTCGTCCTGCAGGTCGCGGCGTTCCGCGCGGGGGCGGTCGACGTCCCGGTCGTGCCGATCTACCGGCAGCACGAGATGCGCCAGATCCTCGCCGACGCCCGTCCCGCGGTCGTCTGCTCCGTGGCCGCGATGGGCGACCGCGCCCCGGCCGAGGAGATCGACACCCTGCTCGACGAGCTCGGGCAGCGCCCGCTCGTGCGCTACGTCGTCGGCGGCGAGCGGCCCGGGTGGGACGCGGTCCCGGAGGCGGCCGACACCGACGTCGCGCTGCCGGAGCCGGGCACACCCGACGAGCCGGCGCTGCTGCTCTACACCTCCGGCACGACGTCCGCGCCGAAGGGCGCGCTGCTCAGCGCCCGTGCCGTGTTCGCGCACATGGTCAACTTCAAGGACATCCTCGGAGCGGGCGAGGACACCGTCACCCTGGCCGCGACGCCGTTGTCGCACCTCGGCGGGTTCGTCGCGGCCGTGGTGTTCCCGGCCTTCCTCGGCGGCCGGTCGGTGATCATGCCCGGCTGGCGCCCGGACGAGGCGATGCAGGTGATCGAGGACGAGAAGGTCACGCTGATGATGGGCGCGACCGTGTTCCTCGCCGACATGGTGGCGCGCTACGAGACCGCCCCGCCCGGCGAGCACCGCCTCGGCATCTACGCCGCGGCCGGTGCCGCGGTCGCACCCGAGCTGATCGACCGGGCGTCGGCGGTCGGGCTGCAGGTCGCCCGCGCCTACGGCATGACCGAGACGGCCGGGGTGTGCGCCGCCGCGTCGTCGCGTGACCCCCTCGAACGGCGTAGGGCGTGGGACGGGCGGCTGCTGCGGGGGATGGAGATCCAGGTCGTCGACGACGAGCGCAACCTCGTCCCGCCCGGCACGGTCGGGCAGTTCCGGATCCGCGGCCCGCAGATGCTCACCGGCTACACCGACCCGGCGCTGACGGCCGAGCAGATCGACGCCGACGGCTGGTTCTATCCCGGCGACGCCGGCCGCGTGGACGCCGACGGCTGGGTCCAGATGGTCGGGCGGACGAAGGACATCGTGAACCGCGGCGGCGAGAAGTTCTCCACGATGGATATCGAGATGGCGATCGCCTCCCACCCCGGCGTCGCCCGCGTCGCCGTCACCGCCGTCGCCGAGGAGCGTCTCGGCGAGGCCGTCGGCGCGTGGGTCGTCCTCGACGACGCCACCCGCGCCGGGGGCGCGGAACCGCTCGTCGAGCACCTGCACACCCGCGGCCTCGCGAAACAGAAGATCCCCACGCAGTGGCACGTCGTCGCCGAGATCCCCGCGACGGCCAGCGGCAAGATCCAGAAGCACCGCCTCGCCGCGCTCGACGACATCGAGTCCTGGGACACCGCGCCCACCCGCACGAACGAGAGGTCCAGCGCATGA
- a CDS encoding enoyl-CoA hydratase/isomerase family protein has protein sequence MSENITTTVHEGVGTITFDRPDRRNALSVAMLTDLSDALDAWAHDDAVAAVVITGGEDMFCAGLDLDLQSGFTEETRAVYSEACLRAYGALLDYRKPTIAAVGGPALGGGLDIAVFADIRIAAPNAVLGYAQIKFGLTPYFSPLWKIVGLSQAKLLTFSGDRIDADEALRIGLVDRLSAENGVVDAATALATSIAGTGTRSAVNNKEMARRSPAMDPISALTYETLAYREVIWHPDVVERITEAYRRIKDK, from the coding sequence ATGAGCGAGAACATCACCACGACGGTGCACGAGGGCGTCGGCACGATCACCTTCGACCGCCCGGACCGGCGCAACGCCCTGAGCGTCGCGATGCTGACCGACCTGTCCGACGCCCTCGACGCCTGGGCCCACGACGACGCCGTCGCCGCGGTCGTGATCACCGGCGGCGAGGACATGTTCTGCGCCGGGCTGGACCTGGACCTGCAGTCCGGGTTCACCGAGGAGACCCGCGCGGTCTACTCCGAGGCGTGCCTGCGCGCCTACGGCGCCCTGCTCGACTACCGCAAGCCGACGATCGCCGCCGTCGGCGGCCCGGCCCTGGGCGGCGGACTCGACATCGCGGTGTTCGCCGACATCCGGATCGCCGCACCGAACGCGGTGCTCGGGTACGCGCAGATCAAGTTCGGTCTGACCCCGTACTTCTCGCCGCTGTGGAAGATCGTCGGGCTGAGCCAGGCGAAGCTGCTGACGTTCTCCGGCGACCGGATCGACGCCGACGAGGCGCTGCGGATCGGGCTGGTCGACCGGCTCTCCGCCGAGAACGGCGTGGTCGACGCGGCGACGGCGCTCGCGACGTCGATCGCCGGGACCGGCACCCGGTCGGCGGTCAACAACAAGGAGATGGCGCGTCGCTCGCCGGCGATGGACCCGATCAGCGCCCTGACCTACGAGACGCTCGCCTACCGCGAGGTGATCTGGCATCCGGACGTCGTGGAGCGGATCACCGAGGCCTACCGCCGCATCAAGGACAAGTGA
- a CDS encoding nuclear transport factor 2 family protein, with protein sequence MTDLRPVQTTAFLQDFADRWLAAWNSHDTEQVFALLADDITWDDRVFWPEVIHGRGDLRAYMDKIWQAMPDVEWTEIERFFSPDSTRGLVLFEQTGGAPAAFGTDRRFRSHGCDIFLAFRDGKLSHYLGAYDIVGMLEQLGAIPPRGSRTGSGYVMSLAKR encoded by the coding sequence ATGACCGACCTCCGTCCCGTCCAGACCACCGCGTTCCTGCAGGACTTCGCCGACCGCTGGCTGGCGGCCTGGAACTCGCACGACACCGAGCAGGTCTTCGCGCTGCTCGCCGACGACATCACCTGGGACGACCGGGTGTTCTGGCCCGAGGTGATCCACGGCCGGGGCGACCTGCGCGCCTACATGGACAAGATCTGGCAGGCGATGCCGGACGTCGAGTGGACCGAGATCGAGCGGTTCTTCAGCCCCGACTCCACCCGCGGCCTGGTGCTGTTCGAGCAGACCGGCGGCGCCCCGGCCGCCTTCGGCACCGACCGCCGGTTCCGCTCGCACGGCTGCGACATCTTCCTCGCCTTCCGCGACGGGAAGCTCTCGCACTACCTCGGCGCCTACGACATCGTCGGCATGCTCGAGCAGCTCGGCGCGATCCCGCCGCGCGGGTCCCGGACCGGGAGCGGGTACGTGATGTCGCTGGCGAAGCGGTGA
- a CDS encoding SDR family NAD(P)-dependent oxidoreductase, translating into MTLDFTGQVVIVTGAGRGLGRRYALDLGAAGARVVVHARRSDAAGGVVTAIRAAGGEAVAAVADARDGEVLASVALREFGRLDALLCNAGITRDRSFARTTPEDWAEVLDVHLGGAYAACAAVWPHLTGQGSGAIVLTTSGAGLHGNFGQAGYAAAKAGVIGLAKSLAIEGERKGVRVNAVAPMALTDMTRDVFGDGPPSTLAPEAVSPVVLALAHPSCPLTGEVVETGGGWASLLRWERSAGVRFPAGELSPGSVAARWPDIARFDRTADHPRTTADSLAAACAAASSGGTP; encoded by the coding sequence GTGACCCTGGACTTCACCGGCCAGGTCGTGATCGTCACCGGTGCCGGGCGCGGGCTGGGGCGGCGCTACGCGCTCGACCTCGGCGCGGCCGGGGCACGGGTGGTCGTGCACGCCCGGCGGTCCGATGCGGCCGGCGGGGTCGTCACCGCGATCCGCGCGGCGGGCGGTGAGGCCGTCGCCGCGGTCGCGGACGCGCGCGACGGGGAGGTGCTCGCGTCGGTGGCGCTGCGGGAGTTCGGGCGGCTCGACGCCCTCCTGTGCAACGCCGGGATCACCCGTGACCGGTCGTTCGCCAGGACGACGCCCGAGGACTGGGCCGAGGTCCTCGACGTCCACCTCGGTGGCGCCTACGCCGCCTGCGCCGCGGTGTGGCCGCACCTGACCGGGCAGGGTTCCGGCGCGATCGTGCTCACCACCTCCGGGGCGGGCCTGCACGGCAACTTCGGCCAGGCCGGCTACGCCGCGGCCAAGGCCGGGGTGATCGGGCTGGCGAAGTCGCTGGCGATCGAGGGCGAGCGCAAGGGTGTGCGCGTCAACGCCGTCGCCCCGATGGCGCTGACCGACATGACCCGCGACGTCTTCGGCGACGGCCCGCCGTCCACTCTCGCCCCGGAGGCCGTCTCGCCGGTGGTGCTCGCCCTGGCGCACCCGTCCTGCCCGCTGACCGGGGAGGTCGTCGAGACCGGTGGCGGGTGGGCGTCGCTGCTGCGCTGGGAGCGTTCCGCCGGCGTCCGGTTCCCGGCCGGCGAGCTCAGCCCGGGATCCGTCGCCGCCCGCTGGCCCGACATCGCCCGCTTCGACCGCACCGCCGACCACCCGCGCACCACGGCCGACTCCCTCGCCGCGGCCTGCGCGGCCGCATCCTCCGGAGGAACACCATGA